In the genome of Lathyrus oleraceus cultivar Zhongwan6 chromosome 4, CAAS_Psat_ZW6_1.0, whole genome shotgun sequence, the window CCGCTAAAGTGGTATCAGATTGGTGGTTCCTTATAACCCTTGGTTATTGTTAAAGTATGACTGTCACATCAATGTAGAGATTTTCAGTAGCATTAAAAGTATCAAGTATCTATACAAATATGTGTACAAGGGCCCTGATCGTGTGGCTACGGAGGTTCATAAAGGATCATATATGGATGAAGTTCAACAATATGTTGATGCAAGATGGATTTGTGCTCCCTAGGCATTATGAAAAATATTTCGATTCACTATTTACCAATTATATCCTTCGGTTGAAAGATTGCAAATCCACTTGCCGAACCGCCATCAAGTGCGCTTTTATGATCATCAGCGAATTGCAGATATGTTAAATAATGAATGCAACTCCAAAACAATGCTCACATAATTCTTTGCATTGAATCTACGAGATCCACAAACAAAAAATATCTATATAGAGAGATTCCAGAGCATTATTATTGGAACAAGCGGGACATGGAATGGCATCACAGGCGGTCAACCAGAAAAGTTATCTGGAGAATCTATACGGTATCACCTTCAGAGGGAGATAAGTTTTACTTTCGACTATTGTTATCTCATGTCACAGGTCCAACCAGTTAGGAATATATTCTTACAAATAATGGCATGACTTTCAATACATTCAAAAAATTAGCCAAGGATATGGGATTTCTAGAGACTGATCATAGTATTCGTGATTGTTTGGTTGAGGCTACGAGTCTCCGAATGCCATATGCTTTACGAAGGTTATTCGTGACGATTTTATTATTTTGTGAACCTACTGATGCTAGAGGCCTTTGGAATGAGTTTTTTTTACACATATGGCAGAGGATTTTCAAACAACTAACAATGTTATGGAATCAAACTTGACTAATATGTTGTTGAAGGACTTGAATGAACTCTTAAACCTGAATGGTAAAAAAATTGAAGATTATGATATCCCATATTTACCCCCTAATACAATAGACAGAGATGCAATTCCAAGTATCATACAAGAGGAGTTAGTGGTCGATATCCCCAATGAAGATATTAAATATGTTGCTAAGTTAAATAATGATCAAATGATTGTATTCAAAACCATTATCAATGTAATTGTTCAAAAACACAGTGGGGTATTTTTTGTTGATGGTCCAAGAGGAACAAGTAAAACATTCATTTATCGAACAATAATGGAAAGTTTAAGAAGTAAAGGAGAAATTGTCTTAGCAACTGCATCATCTGGTATAGCTGCAACATTGTTACTCG includes:
- the LOC127137934 gene encoding uncharacterized protein LOC127137934; translated protein: MAEDFQTTNNVMESNLTNMLLKDLNELLNLNGKKIEDYDIPYLPPNTIDRDAIPSIIQEELVVDIPNEDIKYVAKLNNDQMIVFKTIINVIVQKHSGVFFVDGPRGTSKTFIYRTIMESLRSKGEIVLATASSGIAATLLLGGRTAHSRFKIPIDIQPSSICAIQKEKDLANLIRVAASIIWDEEPMTSKNCLEKVLRHK